In Rhodothermus marinus DSM 4252, a single genomic region encodes these proteins:
- a CDS encoding PQQ-binding-like beta-propeller repeat protein: MRRALWLIGLLVLGGCRSLQVPVGALVSPEEATWTVPPPLVVRWRRDVEAAPARALVAGRILLVTNHKGDVHAFELPEGRRRGVLDVGRDLMGVPAHRKSLLVVPVVLDDAAVVAYDLYRRRTVWRRTGDGAEAGPVLDGEVVYVAERWGRVYALNVEDGRERWVQEPEVTGLEGVRARPVRVGELLVVADKRGRVVALEVRTGRLRWQRQLSPVYADLAAVDGRVLVPTTRGRLVALEAASGVTAWMLALPDTSVHLTTPAMAGSTVYVAGGDGVVWALMLRTGMVRWTWTGGAAIVATPVVDTTAGVLYVGDLRGRLVALELTNGRLRWETRLEDGVLELIGSPFGLIALTRPRHVYLLQSDHEPVASRP, encoded by the coding sequence ATGCGTCGAGCGCTGTGGTTGATCGGATTGCTTGTGCTGGGCGGCTGCCGCTCGCTGCAGGTGCCCGTCGGGGCCCTGGTGTCGCCGGAAGAAGCCACGTGGACGGTGCCTCCGCCGCTGGTGGTACGCTGGCGGCGCGACGTCGAGGCGGCCCCGGCACGGGCGCTGGTGGCCGGGCGCATCCTGCTGGTGACCAACCATAAAGGCGACGTGCATGCCTTCGAATTGCCCGAAGGCCGGCGGCGCGGCGTGCTCGATGTGGGCCGGGATCTGATGGGCGTGCCGGCGCACCGAAAGTCGCTGCTGGTGGTGCCGGTGGTGCTCGACGATGCCGCGGTGGTGGCCTACGACCTGTACCGCCGCCGGACCGTCTGGCGACGCACCGGCGATGGCGCGGAGGCCGGTCCGGTGCTGGACGGCGAGGTCGTGTACGTGGCGGAGCGATGGGGCAGGGTGTACGCACTGAACGTGGAGGACGGCCGGGAACGCTGGGTGCAGGAGCCCGAGGTGACCGGGCTCGAGGGCGTGCGGGCGCGGCCGGTGCGCGTCGGCGAACTGCTTGTGGTGGCCGATAAGCGCGGCCGTGTGGTGGCGCTGGAGGTCCGAACAGGGCGACTGCGCTGGCAGCGGCAGCTCAGCCCTGTCTATGCCGACCTGGCCGCCGTGGACGGGCGGGTGCTGGTGCCCACCACCCGCGGGCGTCTGGTGGCGCTGGAGGCGGCTTCGGGAGTAACGGCGTGGATGCTGGCGCTTCCCGACACGTCCGTGCACCTTACCACGCCGGCCATGGCCGGATCGACCGTGTACGTGGCCGGCGGCGATGGCGTCGTTTGGGCGCTGATGCTGCGCACGGGCATGGTGCGCTGGACGTGGACCGGTGGGGCCGCCATCGTGGCGACTCCGGTGGTCGATACCACCGCCGGCGTGCTCTACGTGGGCGACCTGCGCGGGCGCCTGGTGGCGCTGGAGCTGACCAACGGCCGCCTGCGCTGGGAAACCCGACTGGAAGACGGCGTGCTCGAGTTGATCGGTTCACCTTTCGGTTTGATTGCGCTGACGCGCCCTCGCCATGTGTACCTGTTGCAGAGCGATCATGAACCGGTGGCCTCTCGTCCTTAG
- a CDS encoding GatB/YqeY domain-containing protein, with amino-acid sequence MSLKEKLTEDLKAAMRARDEARLRTIRALRAALMEREIAERKGGEATLTPEQELEVLQKEAKRRREAIEQFRAAGREDLVQKEEEELKIIEEYLPRQLSDDEIRAVLEEIIEAVGARSVRDMGRVMKEAMARMRGQADGRRVSELARELLSQREAAS; translated from the coding sequence ATGTCGTTGAAAGAAAAGCTGACCGAAGACCTGAAGGCGGCCATGCGGGCGCGCGACGAGGCGCGTCTGCGTACGATCCGGGCCCTGCGGGCGGCGCTGATGGAGCGGGAAATCGCCGAGCGCAAGGGCGGAGAGGCCACGCTGACGCCCGAGCAGGAGCTGGAAGTGCTTCAGAAAGAGGCGAAGCGCCGCCGCGAGGCCATCGAGCAGTTCCGCGCGGCCGGACGGGAGGATCTGGTGCAGAAGGAAGAGGAAGAGCTGAAGATCATCGAAGAATACCTGCCGCGCCAGCTCAGCGACGATGAAATCCGTGCCGTGCTGGAGGAGATCATCGAAGCGGTGGGGGCGCGTTCGGTCCGCGACATGGGCCGCGTGATGAAAGAAGCCATGGCGCGCATGCGGGGGCAGGCCGACGGTCGCCGCGTGAGCGAACTGGCACGTGAACTGCTGAGCCAGCGCGAAGCCGCTTCATGA
- a CDS encoding BamA/TamA family outer membrane protein — protein sequence MRALLLGLGLGVLMASAASAQFYESHFGKNKIQYERFDWHVLQTEHFDVYYYPEMQALAEHGAYFAEEAYRTLQQRFNYALPRRTPIIFYAAPYHFQQTNTTPGFIPEGVGGFFELIKGRVVIPASGNLYRFRRVIWHELVHVFTFHRAFRVLRDHRVPPDRYLPLWFTEGLAEYWSGPPDDQHEMILRDALYANYLVPLENMYRIYGTFLMYKEGEALCHFIAETYGEEKLLELIEQFWIDRDFRRVMEYVLGEDFYTISDRWEQWMKRRYLPELPRQTLPSLASEAIVARGFSTKPIVYRRRDGRRFVYYLGNEGAYTNLYALPVDSAYRPRGKPRTLIRTGRSERFESINLLEDRMDVSAEGVLAFTTRSGEGDVLHLYDLEREELVTTYRFPGLVALYSPTWSPDGARLAFSAIDEGGWIDLYVLEVSGGRLERLTRDLYDDRDPAWSPDGRYLVFASDRTAWGDRYGMNLFLYDFNTGQIHQLTDGWRRDREPRWSPDGRYVVFASAVMEADGRFGPRNIWAVEVAPALPTRPVATAFPETGSEPVGPPVRRLYRLTNLATAAFDPLWTPDGHLLFSAFEHYRFTVRRIPDVAERLVRPHQQATVALLGSRPPWKPGRLSADSGVRRKPYRRRYSLDVAYGGISISQSALWGTTGGAALAFSDLLGDDRWYVTVFHTGRGSGELLKGLNVAVSRVQLHRRTDVGYGLYRFAGLRFDLTDPDAAAEYPLLWEELVGGYGALSYPISTFQRIELNTALAWSDKRVAIRGVRRRALLLSNALAFVHDNALYGANGPVEGWRANLTVGYTTDLRYSNVSYYTLSLDVRHYLRLMRNVTLASWGLLRLNEGREARLWFLGGSWDLRGFPLFDVRGRKLWFTSHELRFPMLEAPSLYIPLLAPFGIANLRGALFFDAAHVWNDNYHERQPQLYAGETLGAIGLGFRLNLLGGLVLRYDIGYRYRDAFRHRERTFRQFFFGWDF from the coding sequence ACAAGATCCAGTACGAACGCTTCGACTGGCACGTCCTGCAGACCGAACACTTCGACGTCTACTACTACCCTGAAATGCAGGCGCTGGCCGAACACGGCGCCTATTTTGCCGAGGAAGCCTATCGCACGCTCCAGCAGCGCTTCAACTATGCGCTCCCGCGCCGCACGCCCATCATTTTCTATGCGGCCCCCTATCATTTTCAGCAGACCAACACGACGCCGGGCTTCATTCCGGAAGGCGTGGGCGGGTTTTTCGAGCTGATCAAGGGACGCGTCGTGATTCCGGCCAGCGGCAATCTGTATCGCTTCCGGCGGGTGATCTGGCACGAACTCGTCCACGTGTTCACCTTCCATCGGGCTTTTCGGGTGCTGCGCGATCACCGGGTGCCGCCCGACCGCTACCTGCCGCTCTGGTTCACCGAAGGACTGGCCGAGTACTGGTCGGGCCCGCCCGACGACCAGCACGAGATGATTCTGCGCGATGCGCTCTATGCGAACTACCTGGTGCCGCTCGAGAACATGTACCGCATCTACGGCACCTTCCTCATGTACAAAGAGGGTGAGGCGCTCTGCCATTTCATTGCCGAAACGTACGGCGAAGAAAAGCTGCTGGAGTTGATCGAGCAGTTCTGGATCGACCGCGACTTTCGACGGGTGATGGAATACGTGCTGGGAGAGGATTTTTACACGATTTCGGATCGCTGGGAGCAATGGATGAAGAGGCGGTATCTGCCGGAGTTGCCCCGCCAGACGCTGCCGTCGCTGGCTTCCGAGGCCATCGTGGCGCGAGGCTTCAGCACAAAACCCATCGTCTACCGCCGCCGTGACGGTCGGCGCTTCGTGTACTACCTGGGCAATGAAGGGGCCTACACGAACCTGTACGCGCTGCCGGTCGACTCGGCCTATCGTCCGCGCGGAAAACCGAGAACGCTGATCCGCACGGGCCGAAGCGAACGCTTCGAGTCGATTAACCTGCTGGAAGACCGCATGGACGTGTCGGCCGAAGGCGTGCTGGCCTTCACCACACGGAGCGGGGAAGGGGACGTGCTGCATCTGTACGACCTGGAGCGGGAAGAACTCGTAACCACGTACCGTTTCCCGGGCCTGGTGGCGCTCTACAGTCCGACGTGGAGCCCGGACGGGGCGCGGCTGGCCTTCAGTGCCATTGACGAGGGCGGCTGGATCGATCTTTACGTGCTGGAAGTGTCCGGCGGACGACTCGAGCGGCTCACGCGCGACCTCTACGACGATCGCGATCCGGCCTGGAGTCCCGATGGGCGCTACCTGGTCTTCGCCTCGGACCGCACGGCCTGGGGCGATCGCTACGGCATGAATCTGTTCCTCTACGACTTCAATACAGGACAGATTCACCAGCTCACCGACGGCTGGCGGCGCGATCGGGAGCCGCGGTGGAGTCCGGACGGTCGCTATGTGGTGTTCGCCAGTGCGGTGATGGAAGCCGACGGCCGTTTCGGCCCGCGCAACATCTGGGCGGTCGAGGTGGCGCCCGCGCTGCCGACCCGTCCGGTAGCTACCGCGTTTCCGGAAACGGGATCGGAACCGGTCGGTCCGCCGGTGCGCCGGCTCTACCGGCTGACGAATCTGGCCACGGCCGCCTTCGACCCACTATGGACGCCCGACGGCCACCTGCTCTTCAGTGCGTTCGAGCACTATCGGTTCACCGTGCGCCGGATACCGGATGTGGCCGAACGCCTGGTCCGGCCGCACCAGCAGGCTACGGTGGCGTTGCTCGGGAGTCGGCCGCCCTGGAAGCCCGGACGGCTCTCGGCCGACAGCGGCGTGCGCCGCAAGCCCTACCGCCGTCGCTACAGCCTGGACGTGGCCTACGGCGGCATCAGCATCAGCCAGAGTGCACTCTGGGGTACGACCGGCGGGGCCGCGCTGGCCTTTTCGGATCTGCTGGGCGACGATCGCTGGTACGTGACGGTCTTCCACACCGGCCGGGGCAGCGGCGAGCTGCTCAAAGGCCTGAACGTGGCCGTCTCGCGCGTGCAGCTCCACCGGCGCACCGACGTGGGCTACGGCCTTTACCGTTTCGCCGGCCTGCGCTTCGACCTGACCGATCCGGACGCGGCCGCCGAATATCCGCTGCTCTGGGAAGAACTCGTGGGCGGCTACGGCGCGCTGAGCTATCCGATCTCGACCTTCCAGCGCATCGAACTGAACACGGCACTGGCCTGGAGCGACAAGCGTGTGGCGATCCGGGGCGTCCGGCGTCGGGCGCTGTTGCTCTCGAACGCGCTGGCTTTCGTGCACGACAATGCCCTCTACGGCGCCAACGGGCCCGTCGAAGGCTGGCGTGCCAACCTGACCGTGGGCTACACGACCGACCTGCGCTATTCCAACGTGAGCTACTACACGCTGAGCCTGGACGTACGCCACTACCTGCGGCTGATGCGGAACGTCACGCTGGCGTCCTGGGGGCTGCTGCGCCTCAACGAAGGCCGCGAAGCCAGGCTGTGGTTCCTGGGCGGGAGCTGGGACCTGCGCGGCTTTCCGCTGTTCGACGTGCGCGGCCGCAAGCTCTGGTTCACCTCGCACGAACTGCGTTTTCCGATGCTGGAGGCGCCTTCGCTCTATATTCCGCTGCTGGCACCGTTCGGCATTGCCAACCTGCGTGGCGCGCTGTTTTTCGATGCGGCCCATGTCTGGAACGACAACTACCACGAACGCCAGCCGCAGCTCTATGCGGGCGAAACGCTGGGGGCCATCGGGCTGGGCTTCCGGCTGAACCTGCTCGGTGGACTGGTGCTGCGCTACGACATCGGCTACCGCTACCGCGACGCCTTCCGCCATCGCGAGCGGACGTTCCGGCAGTTTTTCTTCGGATGGGATTTCTGA
- a CDS encoding penicillin acylase family protein, translating into MKRPLLLIATLVTGLLLLLGGYRYLIREVETPPAHRVVPGLQAAVAIEELPGHAVAIRAENLNDALAALGYVHGLRHGWPLLLWRQAALGRQTEWFGAAPVPLDSLIHALLVPEQARAAYEHLPQHARALLDSYARGLQTALQERAVRLRDELTLLQISVAPWLPWHSLAVERLLALLMLPDTLDAALPGLSALRAWLHLYGFRHSLTWVRPTPDGARQLFMRYVYGDLALPFFQEVLLTLPDDTLRLVTVPGTLSFPAGRTTRRAWYLLPRVRPPALEERPRRTLALKSTYARFRLPDGDERLLRREHGGDALVLAEVAPDTVRLLRWAGLAPVSDLLAWLALLADSTATFQLLSGDGLLLTDEGYRLLGQPPVVEPLGAGVLIGQTDWHRWIARRLRTLPPSTTPPDDAVSTWAQEQLAALLPALDTLASPDSLTREAYTLLRNWNAAYDAASIGATIFDHWLFRYRQRGGTSALRELPDSLRLIHARLLAATFREAVDTLAHRLGPDLNLWRWERTHPRRLAFPIWSHLPDLPAATRYAPLVLPGEGHPSTIRWGYSPLLQERPAPAFWEGWTIAPGTSFYVRRLWPEVDRFLARYRLSARVTATPLQKTAPLRTLRLTP; encoded by the coding sequence ATGAAGCGTCCGCTGCTCCTGATCGCCACCCTCGTCACGGGCCTGCTGCTTCTGCTGGGCGGGTATCGGTATCTCATCCGTGAAGTCGAGACGCCTCCGGCGCACCGCGTCGTCCCCGGCCTGCAGGCCGCCGTCGCGATCGAGGAACTTCCCGGCCACGCTGTGGCCATCCGGGCAGAAAACCTCAACGACGCGCTGGCGGCGCTGGGCTACGTGCACGGTCTCCGGCATGGGTGGCCGTTGCTGCTCTGGCGACAGGCGGCACTGGGGCGTCAGACCGAATGGTTCGGAGCCGCGCCCGTCCCGCTCGACAGCCTGATCCACGCATTGCTCGTGCCCGAGCAGGCCCGTGCCGCCTACGAGCACCTGCCGCAGCATGCGCGGGCGCTGCTGGACAGCTACGCCCGGGGTCTGCAGACCGCCCTGCAGGAACGCGCCGTTCGCCTCCGCGACGAACTGACACTGCTGCAAATCTCCGTAGCACCCTGGCTCCCCTGGCACAGCCTGGCCGTCGAGCGGCTGCTGGCCCTGCTGATGCTGCCGGACACGCTCGACGCAGCGCTTCCCGGGCTGTCGGCCCTGCGCGCCTGGCTCCATCTGTACGGGTTTCGGCACAGCCTGACCTGGGTACGTCCAACCCCTGACGGCGCCCGGCAGCTCTTCATGCGCTACGTCTACGGCGACCTGGCGCTGCCCTTCTTTCAGGAAGTGCTGCTCACGCTGCCCGACGACACGCTCCGCCTGGTGACCGTTCCCGGCACGCTGAGCTTCCCGGCCGGACGAACCACCCGCCGGGCCTGGTACCTGCTGCCCCGCGTCCGGCCCCCCGCGCTGGAGGAGCGCCCCCGCCGCACGCTTGCGCTGAAATCCACCTATGCACGTTTTCGGCTGCCCGATGGCGACGAGCGCCTGCTCCGTCGCGAGCACGGCGGCGACGCCCTGGTGCTGGCCGAAGTCGCCCCGGACACCGTGCGTCTGCTTCGATGGGCCGGTCTGGCACCAGTCAGCGACCTGCTGGCCTGGCTGGCCCTGCTGGCCGACAGCACGGCGACGTTTCAGTTGCTTTCGGGCGACGGGCTGCTGCTGACTGACGAAGGTTACCGGCTGCTGGGACAACCGCCGGTCGTCGAACCGCTGGGCGCGGGCGTGTTGATCGGCCAGACCGACTGGCACCGGTGGATCGCCCGGCGCCTTCGCACGCTCCCTCCGTCCACGACTCCGCCGGACGATGCCGTCAGTACCTGGGCGCAGGAGCAACTGGCCGCGTTGCTGCCGGCGCTCGATACGCTGGCGTCTCCCGACTCGCTGACCCGTGAGGCCTACACGCTGCTGCGCAACTGGAATGCCGCCTACGACGCCGCCAGCATCGGGGCTACGATTTTCGATCACTGGCTCTTTCGATACCGGCAGCGCGGCGGCACGTCGGCCCTCCGGGAGCTTCCGGATTCGCTGCGCCTCATCCACGCGCGGCTGTTAGCGGCCACGTTCCGGGAGGCCGTCGATACGCTGGCGCATCGTCTGGGTCCGGACCTCAACCTGTGGCGCTGGGAGCGCACGCATCCACGCCGACTGGCCTTTCCGATCTGGTCTCACCTGCCAGATCTACCGGCCGCCACGCGGTATGCACCGCTGGTGCTCCCCGGCGAAGGACATCCGTCCACCATCCGGTGGGGCTATTCGCCGCTGCTTCAGGAGCGTCCGGCTCCGGCCTTCTGGGAGGGCTGGACCATTGCGCCCGGCACCTCGTTCTACGTACGCCGCCTCTGGCCGGAGGTCGATCGTTTTCTGGCACGCTATCGGCTTTCCGCCCGCGTTACCGCCACGCCCCTGCAGAAAACCGCGCCCCTTCGCACGCTTCGGCTGACGCCTTGA
- a CDS encoding M14 family zinc carboxypeptidase, whose protein sequence is MRWADRLAALVPEDAAPTFRTHEAVRAALEAACRSSDGLATFHEIGRSEEGRPLDAVVLGKGPRTVLLLAGAHADEPVGPETLRHLVLEGLKQPELLRPLLERVRFVILPHINPDGEARNRSWTERWPSLEAYLTGVVRELPGRDLEFGYPDLRAENRAIAAFLQAHAPFTLYVNLHSMGFAEGALLLIERHWSFRTEALQQAFADAARAVGLELHDHNRKGEKGFFYLGPGFMTTPEGEAMRTFFLAKGDPDTAAHFRMSSMEFVRSLGGDPLCLVTELPLFVVRHRPSPPGVPVAYLEFREQLPELRLRAEKGAPLDEARRLFGLRALPLAVAMRLQLQTIGFALEMVSA, encoded by the coding sequence ATGCGCTGGGCGGATCGACTGGCTGCACTGGTTCCGGAAGACGCTGCGCCGACGTTTCGCACGCACGAAGCGGTGCGTGCGGCGCTCGAAGCGGCCTGCCGGTCGTCCGACGGACTGGCCACGTTTCACGAGATCGGCCGGAGCGAGGAAGGCCGGCCGCTGGATGCCGTCGTGCTGGGAAAAGGGCCGCGGACGGTGCTGCTCCTGGCCGGCGCGCACGCGGACGAACCCGTCGGGCCGGAAACGCTGCGCCATCTGGTGCTCGAAGGGCTGAAGCAGCCCGAGTTGCTTCGCCCCTTACTGGAGCGCGTTCGGTTTGTGATCCTGCCGCACATCAACCCGGATGGCGAAGCCCGGAACCGGAGCTGGACCGAACGCTGGCCGTCGCTCGAAGCCTATCTGACCGGCGTCGTACGCGAACTTCCGGGTCGTGACCTGGAGTTCGGCTACCCGGACCTGCGGGCCGAGAATCGCGCCATCGCGGCGTTTCTGCAGGCGCACGCTCCGTTTACCCTGTACGTCAATCTGCACAGCATGGGCTTTGCCGAGGGGGCATTGCTGCTCATCGAGCGCCACTGGTCGTTTCGGACGGAGGCATTGCAGCAGGCTTTTGCCGATGCGGCCCGTGCGGTTGGCCTGGAACTGCATGATCACAACCGCAAAGGCGAAAAAGGCTTTTTCTATCTGGGACCCGGCTTTATGACCACGCCCGAAGGCGAGGCCATGCGCACGTTCTTCCTGGCGAAGGGCGATCCCGATACGGCCGCCCATTTTCGCATGAGTTCGATGGAGTTCGTGCGGAGTCTGGGCGGCGATCCGCTCTGCCTGGTGACCGAGCTGCCACTGTTCGTGGTGCGGCATCGGCCCTCGCCGCCGGGCGTGCCGGTGGCCTATCTGGAGTTTCGCGAGCAACTTCCGGAGCTGCGTCTGCGGGCGGAGAAGGGCGCACCGCTGGACGAAGCGCGCCGTCTGTTCGGTCTGCGGGCGCTGCCGCTTGCCGTGGCCATGCGCCTTCAGCTGCAGACGATCGGGTTTGCGCTGGAGATGGTAAGCGCCTGA
- a CDS encoding CvpA family protein yields the protein MMALTPLDWFILALVGLGMARGFMTGGVRQVASVVGFVLAVVVGISAMEPVGRVVVESLGLSPRVGPLIGFMLVFLAVQVGVWLVIRATEALLGAIKLSLLNRLLGALVGGFKAVLLLSLLFLVLRVFDLPGPDARRASPFYAPVAEVLPAAWDFVVARAPEARKLVDRFSGLEEKLEKEL from the coding sequence ATGATGGCATTGACCCCACTGGACTGGTTCATCCTGGCGCTGGTCGGGCTGGGCATGGCGCGCGGTTTTATGACGGGCGGCGTGCGCCAGGTGGCCAGCGTCGTGGGATTCGTCCTGGCCGTTGTGGTGGGCATTTCGGCCATGGAGCCGGTGGGGCGTGTGGTTGTCGAGAGCCTGGGGCTGTCGCCGCGCGTGGGGCCGCTCATCGGATTCATGCTGGTGTTTCTGGCGGTGCAGGTGGGCGTCTGGCTGGTCATCCGGGCGACCGAAGCGCTGCTGGGGGCCATCAAGCTGTCGTTGCTCAACCGGCTGCTGGGGGCGCTGGTGGGCGGTTTCAAGGCGGTGCTGCTGTTGAGCCTGCTGTTTCTGGTGCTGCGCGTCTTCGATCTGCCCGGTCCGGATGCGCGACGCGCTTCGCCGTTCTATGCACCGGTGGCCGAGGTGCTTCCGGCCGCCTGGGACTTCGTGGTGGCCCGTGCGCCCGAAGCCCGGAAGCTGGTGGACCGCTTCTCCGGGCTGGAAGAAAAACTGGAAAAAGAGTTGTAG